From Haemorhous mexicanus isolate bHaeMex1 chromosome 1, bHaeMex1.pri, whole genome shotgun sequence, one genomic window encodes:
- the LOC132327740 gene encoding feather beta keratin-like encodes MRLSYPPRTSIKAGPEPLSLTHFSSSLLLLLLPPGTLHTTPMACNSLCRPCGPTPLANSCNEPCALQCQDSHVIINPSPVLVTLPGPIMTSFPQNTAVGSTSSAALGTELNAQGQPISGGFGFGGFGYGLGGLGCYGRRGGYIC; translated from the exons ATGAGGCTGTCCTACCCACCCAGAACCAGCATAAAAGCCGGTCCAGAGCCTCTCTCCCTCACACACTTCTCCTCaagcctcctcctcctgctgctgccaccag GCACCCTCCACACCACACCCATGGCCTGCAACAGCCTCTGCCGCCCCTGCGGACCCACCCCGCTGGCCAACAGCTGCAacgagccctgtgccctgcaatgcCAGGATTCCCACGTCATCATCaacccttcccctgtgctggtcaccctgccaggacccatcatgacctccttcccccagaacacCGCCGTCGGATCCACCTCCTccgctgctctgggcactgagctcaatgcccagggacagcccatctCTGGTGGATTTGGCTTTGGTGGCTTTGGCTACGGCCTGGGAGGCCTGGGCTGCTATGGCAGAAGGGGCGGCTACATCTGCTAA
- the LOC132334245 gene encoding feather beta keratin-like yields the protein MPQGHGTRLSHPPRTSIKAGPEPLSRTHFSSSLLLLHLQTTGTLHTTTMACNSLCRPCGPTPLANSCNEPCALQCQDSRVLIQPSPVLVTLPGPIMTSFPQNTAVGSTSSAALGTELNAQGQPISGGFGFGGFGYGLGGLGCYGRRGGYIC from the exons ATGCCCCAAGGCCATGGGACAAGGCTGTCCCACCCACCCAGAACAAGCATAAAAGCAGGCCCAGAGCCTCTCTCCCGCACACACTTCTCCTCAAGtcttctcctcctgcacctGCAGACTA CAGGCACCCTCCACACCACAACCATGGCCTGCAACAGCCTCTGCCGTCCCTGCGGACCCACCCCGCTGGCCAACAGCTGCAacgagccctgtgccctgcaatgcCAGGATTCCCGAGTTCTTATCCAgccttcccctgtgctggtcaccctgccaggacccatcatgacctccttcccccagaacacCGCCGTCGGATCCACCTCCTccgctgctctgggcactgagctcaatgcccagggacagcccatctCTGGTGGATTTGGCTTTGGTGGCTTTGGCTACGGCCTGGGAGGCCTGGGCTGCTATGGCAGGAGGGGCGGCTACATCTGCTAA